From one Nematostella vectensis chromosome 7, jaNemVect1.1, whole genome shotgun sequence genomic stretch:
- the LOC5512968 gene encoding protein enabled isoform X2 translates to MSEHSIAQARASVMLYNNEAKQWAPSGGSQGISRVHVYHHPVNNTFRIVGRKMADHAVVINCALAKGLKYNEATPTFHQWRDQRQVYGLNFQSKDEADLFGQAVRDALETLKTSAPPSAAPVRASPSPQQQFSGQQAFVYQQDGMANGRGNEQEDMLSQIRMRQGYDQQDHEYQRSTSQDRSYRYDDQESSSSSQVSASSSGPSIASQPPQPPAPPAAPFMAPAAPPAPPPPGAPAAPPAPPFGGPPSAPPPPPAPPVGGGGSLADQLAAAKLRKSSRNEAADGGIREQRSGSRSAGGSGGIGGLDMMAEMSKKLAARRAKAEDPDPNGSVKDDMDRSAPVSRSNPSPVFPSNKQQNFPTPAKTSTVSKPEGRFNGGKSDINNDQLEALKSEILAEFRMELDSFKQDIIAAIRQEVSRYR, encoded by the exons ATGAG TGAGCACAGTATTGCCCAGGCCAGGGCATCTGTTATGCTGTACAATAATGAAGCCAAACAATGGGCACCGTCGGGCGGGTCACAGGGCATTTCCCGAGTACATGTCTACCACCACCCAGTAAACAACACATTTAGAATTGTAGGGAGAAAAATGGCCGATCATGCG GTTGTTATAAACTGTGCACTCGCCAAAGGACTAAAATACAACGAGGCCACTCCCACCTTTCACCAGTGGAGAGACCAGCGTCAGGTGTATGGGCTGAACTTCCAGAGCAAAGACGAGGCTGATCTGTTTGGCCAGGCTGTCAGAGATGCCTTGGAAACGCTCAAAACAAGTGCACCCCCGTCGGCAG CCCCTGTAAGGGCGTCGCCCTCCCCCCAGCAGCAATTTTCGGGCCAGCAGGCCTTTGTCTACCAGCAGGACGGCATGGCAAATGGGCGGGGCAATGAGCAAGAGGACATGTTGTCGCAGATCAGGATGCGACAGGGTTACGATCAGCAGGATCATGAGTACCAGAGGTCGACCAGCCAAGACCGGTCATATCGCTATGACGACCAGGAAAGCTCAAGT tcTAGTCAGGTATCAGCATCATCCAGTGGGCCCTCTATAGCAAGTCAAC CGCCCCAACCTCCAGCACCTCCTGCTGCCCCATTCATGGCCCCAGCTGCACCACCCGCACCCCCGCCGCCAGGGGCCCCTGCTGCTCCTCCTGCACCTCCCTTCGGCGGACCACCATCTGCACCACCGCCTCCACCTGCCCCACCCGTTGGCGGCGGTGGAAGTCTTGCTGATCAGTTGGCTGCCGCCAAGCTCAGGAAATCATCCAGAAATGAGGCCGCAGATGGGGGGATAAGGGAACAGAGGTCCGGATCACGAAGCGCTGGTGGCAGCGGAGGTATTGGTGGCTTGGATATGATGGCAGAGATGTCCAAAAAGCTAGCAGCAAG ACGAGCCAAGGCTGAAGACCCCGACCCTAACGGATCG GTTAAGGACGACATGGATAGATCGGCCCCCG TGTCTCGGTCGAATCCATCGCCTGTTTTCCCGAGTAACAAACAACAGAACTTCCCGACTCCCGCAAAAACGAGCACGGTTTCCAAACCAGAGGG ACGTTTCAATGGCGGAAAAAGCGACATAAATAACGACCAGCTTGAGGCATTAAAATCT GAAATTCTTGCAGAGTTTCGAATGGAATTAGACTCCTTCAAACAAGATATTATTGCCG CCATCAGACAAGAAGTGTCACGCTACAGATAA
- the LOC5512968 gene encoding protein enabled isoform X1 translates to MVVSGMTFEFESQSEHSIAQARASVMLYNNEAKQWAPSGGSQGISRVHVYHHPVNNTFRIVGRKMADHAVVINCALAKGLKYNEATPTFHQWRDQRQVYGLNFQSKDEADLFGQAVRDALETLKTSAPPSAAPVRASPSPQQQFSGQQAFVYQQDGMANGRGNEQEDMLSQIRMRQGYDQQDHEYQRSTSQDRSYRYDDQESSSSSQVSASSSGPSIASQPPQPPAPPAAPFMAPAAPPAPPPPGAPAAPPAPPFGGPPSAPPPPPAPPVGGGGSLADQLAAAKLRKSSRNEAADGGIREQRSGSRSAGGSGGIGGLDMMAEMSKKLAARRAKAEDPDPNGSVKDDMDRSAPVSRSNPSPVFPSNKQQNFPTPAKTSTVSKPEGRFNGGKSDINNDQLEALKSEILAEFRMELDSFKQDIIAAIRQEVSRYR, encoded by the exons ATGGTTGTATCAGGGATGACTTTTGAGTTTGAGAGTCAGAG TGAGCACAGTATTGCCCAGGCCAGGGCATCTGTTATGCTGTACAATAATGAAGCCAAACAATGGGCACCGTCGGGCGGGTCACAGGGCATTTCCCGAGTACATGTCTACCACCACCCAGTAAACAACACATTTAGAATTGTAGGGAGAAAAATGGCCGATCATGCG GTTGTTATAAACTGTGCACTCGCCAAAGGACTAAAATACAACGAGGCCACTCCCACCTTTCACCAGTGGAGAGACCAGCGTCAGGTGTATGGGCTGAACTTCCAGAGCAAAGACGAGGCTGATCTGTTTGGCCAGGCTGTCAGAGATGCCTTGGAAACGCTCAAAACAAGTGCACCCCCGTCGGCAG CCCCTGTAAGGGCGTCGCCCTCCCCCCAGCAGCAATTTTCGGGCCAGCAGGCCTTTGTCTACCAGCAGGACGGCATGGCAAATGGGCGGGGCAATGAGCAAGAGGACATGTTGTCGCAGATCAGGATGCGACAGGGTTACGATCAGCAGGATCATGAGTACCAGAGGTCGACCAGCCAAGACCGGTCATATCGCTATGACGACCAGGAAAGCTCAAGT tcTAGTCAGGTATCAGCATCATCCAGTGGGCCCTCTATAGCAAGTCAAC CGCCCCAACCTCCAGCACCTCCTGCTGCCCCATTCATGGCCCCAGCTGCACCACCCGCACCCCCGCCGCCAGGGGCCCCTGCTGCTCCTCCTGCACCTCCCTTCGGCGGACCACCATCTGCACCACCGCCTCCACCTGCCCCACCCGTTGGCGGCGGTGGAAGTCTTGCTGATCAGTTGGCTGCCGCCAAGCTCAGGAAATCATCCAGAAATGAGGCCGCAGATGGGGGGATAAGGGAACAGAGGTCCGGATCACGAAGCGCTGGTGGCAGCGGAGGTATTGGTGGCTTGGATATGATGGCAGAGATGTCCAAAAAGCTAGCAGCAAG ACGAGCCAAGGCTGAAGACCCCGACCCTAACGGATCG GTTAAGGACGACATGGATAGATCGGCCCCCG TGTCTCGGTCGAATCCATCGCCTGTTTTCCCGAGTAACAAACAACAGAACTTCCCGACTCCCGCAAAAACGAGCACGGTTTCCAAACCAGAGGG ACGTTTCAATGGCGGAAAAAGCGACATAAATAACGACCAGCTTGAGGCATTAAAATCT GAAATTCTTGCAGAGTTTCGAATGGAATTAGACTCCTTCAAACAAGATATTATTGCCG CCATCAGACAAGAAGTGTCACGCTACAGATAA
- the LOC5512969 gene encoding ceramide phosphoethanolamine synthase translates to MNEMKGCEESCSFYFIFALFTFFVWMDLSFFGEIAEHGSLYNATTAQEMMFPVKSIKLRMQDHTSHYINLPLMELAEDKLGISNIPGVTPNLISGTHLFCAIVAAKCMTSGQLGMRRFGVALYELRYQLDILDGVVYRAQANKRNSYASGFGSIGYLVDAFTDFCGGILLALSCALFLSRYPPLKRVKTRIYGDQELGRKSSLMYGEGEVDKFVHLSRRTVMVKMFLVTLQIVLRSALWDYFLRNYHDLLERRNPQIPQFMQEEVLDYRSTWLVMWFWKLSSADAALQFTLLAVLFDKLWMWVQLLNYIGWIQLVIVALISQMHLMEVREYLLGV, encoded by the exons ATGAACGAAATGAAAGGCTGCGAGGAGAGTTGcagtttttactttatttttgccCTATTTACGTTCTTCGTTTGGATGGACTTGAGTTTTTTCGGCGAAATAGCCGAACATGGGTCGTTGTACAATGCGACCACTGCACAAGAGATGATGTTCCCTGTGAAATCCATCAAACTACGAATGCAAGACCACACGAGCCATTACATCAACCTTCCTCTCATGGAACTCGCTGAAGACAAACTCGGAATCTCGAACATCCCCGGTGTCACCCCTAACCTGATCAGTGGAACGCATTTATTCTGCGCTATCGTCGCCGCTAAGTGTATGACTTCGGGCCAGCTTGGCATGCGACGTTTTGGAGTGGCATTATATGAACTTCGCTACCAGTTGGACATCCTGGATGGCGTCGTATACAGAGCGCAAGCAAACAAACGGAACTCCTATGCTTCAGGGTTTGGTTCTATAGGATACCTCGTAGACGCCTTTACGGATTTTTGCGGAGGGATTTTACTAGCATTGTCTTGTGCGTTATTCCTATCTCGTTATCCGCCGCTCAAACGTGTGAAAACGCGCATATACGGCGACCAAGAACTTGGCCGAAAGTCAAGTTTGATGTATGGAGAGGGCGAAGTGGACAAGTTTGTTCACCTTAGTCGTAGAACTGTGATGGTGAAAATGTTTCTTGTGACCCTACAGATAGTGCTGAGAAGCGCATTGTGGGATTATTTTTTACGCAATTATCACGATCTTCTAGAGAGACGAAACCCCCAAATACCCCAG TTTATGCAGGAGGAGGTGTTGGACTATCGTAGTACCTGGCTGGTCATGTGGTTCTGGAAGCTTTCAAGTGCAGATGCTGCCCTGCAGTTTACTCTGCTGGCTGTACTATTTGACAAACTTTGG ATGTGGGTCCAGTTGCTCAACTACATTGGATGGATCCAGTTAGTCATTGTCGCTCTCATTTCACAGATGCACTTAATGGAG GTTAGAGAATACCTGCTGGGCGTATGA